The following proteins are encoded in a genomic region of Sneathiella marina:
- a CDS encoding MFS transporter yields MQSTPPETSASAQQSSAWSPLKIKVFRTLWIATLVSNIGTWMHDVGAGWMMTSLSPSPVMVALVQTATTLPIFLLAFPAGALADIIDRRRYLLIVQVWMGLVAALLAFFALTGIMTIWSLVALTFAMGIGAAMMMPAWAAITPEVVSKQELQPAIAINSMGINVARAIGPALGGIIVSYAGSGAVFALNAASYFCVFVVLLTWRRDALPSDLPAERFFGAMRIGFRFARNAPALHAATIRGAGFFLFASASWALLPLIAKDLVDGGPQAFGILVASVGVGAVVGAFVLPRIRGKISRDAMVAAATVIYAGALLALATFNQLLPLCFAMALSGLAWIAVLSSLQVAAQMALPNWVRSRGLAVFMTVFMGSMALGSLLWGKVAELTSISQSLTYASIGALVAIALTWSWKISGVDTVDLTPSMHWPTPSTRDEVTPDRGPVLVTIEYQVEPGKGPDFMNGIHELGSHRRRDGAFFWCVFEHAEHASHYIETFCVESWLEHLRQHERVTDADRVLQEGILSLLIKGTEPIVTHYVAPAKDRWRRKL; encoded by the coding sequence ATGCAATCAACGCCCCCAGAAACCTCAGCGAGTGCGCAACAATCTAGCGCATGGTCTCCGCTCAAAATCAAAGTGTTTCGCACTCTTTGGATAGCGACACTGGTGTCGAATATCGGCACCTGGATGCATGATGTGGGCGCTGGCTGGATGATGACGTCCTTGTCCCCGTCGCCGGTGATGGTTGCTCTGGTACAAACAGCGACAACCCTGCCAATCTTTCTGTTAGCGTTCCCAGCCGGTGCACTTGCCGATATTATCGACCGGCGCCGCTATCTTCTTATTGTACAAGTTTGGATGGGTCTGGTTGCGGCGCTTTTGGCCTTCTTCGCCCTGACGGGCATCATGACAATCTGGAGTCTGGTGGCTTTAACGTTTGCCATGGGTATCGGAGCCGCGATGATGATGCCGGCTTGGGCTGCTATAACGCCTGAAGTTGTATCGAAGCAAGAGCTCCAACCGGCCATAGCGATAAACAGCATGGGTATTAATGTCGCCCGGGCAATAGGCCCGGCGCTTGGCGGCATCATTGTATCCTATGCCGGCTCCGGCGCCGTGTTTGCACTCAACGCTGCATCGTATTTTTGTGTCTTCGTCGTTCTGTTGACCTGGCGGCGAGATGCTCTTCCAAGTGACTTACCCGCCGAACGCTTTTTCGGTGCCATGCGCATCGGATTTAGGTTTGCCCGAAATGCGCCCGCATTGCATGCCGCCACTATCCGGGGCGCCGGCTTTTTTCTTTTCGCAAGCGCCTCTTGGGCGTTGCTGCCGCTCATCGCCAAGGATTTGGTGGACGGTGGACCGCAGGCGTTCGGTATTTTGGTTGCTTCTGTCGGTGTTGGCGCAGTTGTTGGTGCATTTGTCTTGCCCAGAATCAGGGGGAAAATCTCGCGAGATGCGATGGTTGCGGCCGCGACAGTGATTTACGCCGGCGCTTTATTGGCATTGGCCACTTTCAATCAGCTCCTCCCTTTATGTTTTGCCATGGCCCTCAGCGGCCTTGCCTGGATAGCCGTTTTGTCATCGCTGCAAGTCGCTGCGCAAATGGCGTTGCCAAATTGGGTACGCTCACGAGGTCTGGCGGTCTTTATGACTGTCTTCATGGGGTCAATGGCGCTTGGCAGTCTGCTTTGGGGCAAAGTCGCGGAACTTACCTCCATCAGTCAATCACTGACTTATGCCTCCATCGGCGCGTTAGTGGCAATAGCGCTGACCTGGAGTTGGAAAATCAGCGGTGTTGACACCGTCGACCTGACGCCGTCAATGCATTGGCCAACACCTTCCACGCGCGACGAGGTAACCCCGGATCGTGGGCCAGTGTTGGTGACAATCGAATACCAGGTTGAGCCAGGCAAGGGCCCTGACTTCATGAACGGCATACATGAACTTGGCAGTCATCGACGGCGTGATGGGGCTTTCTTCTGGTGCGTATTCGAACATGCCGAGCATGCCAGTCACTACATAGAGACTTTCTGTGTTGAATCCTGGTTGGAACATTTACGACAACATGAACGGGTCACGGATGCCGACCGAGTGCTGCAAGAGGGCATCCTATCGTTGTTGATCAAGGGAACAGAACCGATCGTCACACATTATGTAGCACCTGCCAAAGACCGATGGCGAAGAAAACTATGA
- a CDS encoding amidohydrolase, with protein MTKKIKNTNQLERRRFVKNVAAGGLAASLALRLPSAFAQVDKTGGVSMSDTILMNGKFRTLDPKRHSASAVMIKDGVFKAVGSDDEIMKLRTSSTQVIDLKQHTVIPGINDSHTHVIRGGLHYNMELRWEGVPSVADALRMLKEQARRTPAPQWVRVVGGWSEFQFAERRMPTLEEINAASPDTPVFILHLYDRALLNAAALKATGITKDTPDPPGGVLYRDRKGNPSGMLIAEPSALILYSTLAKGPSLPFEDQLNSSRHFQRELNRLGVTSAIDAGGGGQNYPDDYKVIEELHKRGEMTMRIAYNLFAQNKGSEFEDYKHWTTMIKPGDGDAMLRMNGAGENLVWSAADFENFLQPRPHLPDHMDRELERVTRLLVEHRWPFRIHATYDESIAKFLNVFEKVNKDIPFDGLRFIIDHAETIRPDSIDRINALGGGIAIQHRMAFQGEYFVERYGATEAEQTPPITDMLAAGLPVGAGTDATRVASFNPWVGLYWLSTGKTLGGLTLYPEERRLEREKALHLYTKGSAWFSGEQEVKGAIVAGEYADLAVLSADYFSVPDEEIKEIVSVLTIVDGTVVHGNGEFKDLNPPLPPASPDWSPVRTFANHKQASDIALAMAGHQCLEHGHGRQPQSGIVKASRDPFWGPLGCSCFAF; from the coding sequence ATGACGAAGAAAATAAAAAACACCAATCAACTCGAACGACGTCGCTTTGTTAAGAATGTGGCGGCGGGTGGGCTAGCAGCGTCATTGGCACTTCGTTTGCCCTCTGCGTTCGCGCAAGTCGACAAGACAGGAGGAGTTAGCATGTCAGATACGATCTTGATGAATGGCAAGTTCAGAACACTTGATCCTAAGCGACATTCTGCTTCGGCAGTGATGATCAAGGACGGCGTGTTTAAAGCTGTCGGCAGTGATGATGAAATCATGAAGCTGCGAACTTCTTCCACTCAGGTAATCGACCTCAAACAACATACGGTCATCCCGGGCATAAATGATTCACATACTCATGTGATCCGTGGCGGTTTGCATTACAACATGGAGCTCCGCTGGGAAGGCGTACCATCGGTTGCTGACGCGCTCCGGATGTTAAAAGAACAGGCACGGCGCACGCCCGCTCCCCAATGGGTGCGGGTTGTGGGTGGATGGTCAGAATTTCAATTTGCTGAACGACGCATGCCGACCTTGGAGGAAATCAACGCTGCATCACCCGATACGCCGGTCTTCATCTTGCATTTATATGACCGGGCTTTGTTGAACGCGGCGGCGCTGAAGGCGACCGGGATCACCAAAGACACGCCGGACCCACCAGGCGGGGTGCTATATAGAGACCGTAAAGGCAATCCCTCCGGAATGTTAATTGCCGAACCCAGTGCGCTCATTCTCTATTCCACCTTAGCCAAAGGGCCGTCCCTGCCTTTCGAAGACCAGCTCAATTCTTCCCGCCATTTTCAACGCGAGCTGAACCGGCTTGGTGTGACAAGCGCCATCGATGCCGGCGGTGGCGGTCAGAATTATCCCGATGACTACAAGGTTATTGAAGAGTTGCATAAGCGCGGCGAGATGACCATGCGCATTGCCTACAACCTGTTCGCGCAAAATAAAGGGTCAGAATTTGAAGACTACAAACACTGGACCACAATGATCAAACCGGGTGACGGTGATGCGATGCTACGTATGAACGGCGCCGGTGAAAATCTCGTATGGTCCGCTGCCGACTTTGAAAACTTCCTGCAACCAAGACCTCACCTGCCAGACCATATGGATAGAGAGTTGGAAAGAGTAACCCGTCTCCTAGTCGAGCACCGTTGGCCGTTTCGTATTCATGCAACGTATGATGAATCAATTGCTAAATTTCTCAATGTATTCGAGAAGGTCAACAAAGACATTCCGTTTGATGGGCTGCGCTTTATCATCGATCACGCCGAAACCATTCGGCCGGATAGCATTGATCGTATCAACGCGCTTGGCGGCGGCATTGCGATCCAACATCGCATGGCGTTCCAAGGCGAATATTTTGTTGAGCGATACGGAGCCACGGAAGCAGAACAAACGCCGCCTATTACTGACATGCTTGCCGCAGGTTTGCCCGTCGGGGCCGGTACGGACGCGACGCGCGTCGCGAGCTTTAACCCTTGGGTTGGGCTCTATTGGCTTTCCACGGGCAAGACCTTGGGCGGTTTGACTTTGTATCCCGAAGAACGTCGGCTTGAGCGCGAAAAGGCACTCCATCTCTATACCAAGGGCAGTGCCTGGTTCTCCGGCGAGCAAGAGGTGAAAGGCGCGATCGTTGCGGGCGAATATGCCGACCTTGCGGTGTTGTCGGCTGACTATTTTTCTGTTCCGGATGAAGAGATTAAAGAAATTGTCTCTGTGCTGACCATTGTTGACGGTACCGTGGTGCATGGCAATGGTGAATTCAAAGACCTGAACCCGCCGTTGCCTCCGGCAAGTCCGGATTGGTCGCCAGTGCGAACCTTTGCAAATCACAAACAAGCATCCGATATCGCCCTGGCTATGGCCGGGCATCAGTGCCTTGAACATGGTCACGGGCGTCAACCTCAATCAGGTATCGTGAAAGCATCCCGCGACCCGTTTTGGGGACCGCTCGGGTGCAGTTGCTTTGCGTTCTAG
- a CDS encoding hydrolase, with translation MNNNKLEVLTPYNSQVIFIDQQPQMAFGVQSIDRQTLKNNVVGLAKAAKIFNIPTTITTVETESFSGHTYPELLNVFPEAPLLERTSMNSWDDQKVRDALAANGQKKIIVSGLWTEVCNCTFSLCAMHDADYEIYMVADASGGTSLDAHNYAMDRMVQAGVVPVTWQQVLLEWQRDWAHRDTYDAVMELVKEHSGAYGMGVDYAYTMVHNADERVKHGKTLTPVAAK, from the coding sequence ATGAACAACAACAAACTTGAAGTGCTTACCCCTTATAACAGCCAAGTGATCTTTATTGATCAGCAGCCTCAAATGGCCTTTGGAGTGCAAAGCATCGACCGCCAGACGCTGAAAAACAACGTGGTTGGTTTGGCAAAAGCCGCTAAGATTTTTAACATCCCGACCACTATCACAACTGTGGAAACGGAGAGTTTTTCAGGACATACCTATCCTGAATTGCTAAACGTATTTCCTGAAGCGCCGCTCCTCGAACGCACCTCCATGAATTCCTGGGACGACCAAAAAGTCCGTGACGCACTGGCCGCTAACGGTCAAAAGAAAATCATCGTCTCAGGGCTTTGGACCGAAGTGTGCAATTGCACTTTCTCGCTTTGTGCGATGCATGACGCCGACTATGAAATTTACATGGTAGCGGATGCATCAGGCGGCACGTCACTGGATGCCCATAATTACGCCATGGATCGCATGGTGCAGGCGGGTGTGGTTCCAGTGACTTGGCAGCAAGTCTTGCTTGAATGGCAACGCGATTGGGCCCACCGAGACACTTACGATGCTGTGATGGAGCTCGTCAAAGAACATTCAGGCGCTTACGGGATGGGTGTCGATTACGCCTATACCATGGTGCATAATGCAGATGAACGCGTGAAGCACGGCAAGACCCTTACGCCCGTTGCAGCCAAGTAA